GAAGATTCGGTCTGCCATACGTTAATTGGCTATGCAAGTGGTTATTATTCAGAAATTTGCCAGCATACTGTCCTTTTTAAAGAAGTGTCTTGTAAAGGAACGGGGGATCGTTCGTGTTATTATATTGGAAAAACATTATCAAATTGGGGTGAAGAGATTGAAAAAGAAGTTGAGTATTATAAAAATGCTACGATTGTAAAAGAATTGGAAAGTACGTATGAAAAACTGCTTGAGGAACGAAACAATCTATCTAAAACATTTGCTGTACATAAGAGAGTTACAGAGGAGCTTACAAGCGGGAATGATTTACAGTCGATTGCTGATGTTGTGTTCGAAGAGACTGAAATTCCTATAACCATACAGGATTTAAAATTTCAGCTTTTAGCATTTGCTGGCTTACCCCCTGAACGGTATGAAGAACTGGAGTTGGATTTTAAATCAAAGTTTGAACAAGAATTTAATAATCATGGATATTTTTCTATAACAAAAAGGGTATCCAGCCCTTCGCACCATCGTATTATTACGCCAATTATTCTCGAGAAAAAGCGTGTTGGATACTGTTCCTTTATTTATGGTAACCAGGATAAAGAAGCATTCGAAGTGGATCAAATGATATTAGAAAGAACGGCAACGGTTTGTTCTCTTTATATGTTAAATGAAAAAAATGCATTTGAAGCAACCGAACGTATGAAGGGACATTTTTTAGAGCAAATACTTAATGGGGATTTATTATCTAAGAAAGAAATTTTAAAACGCGGAAGTTACGTTAATATTAATCTTGAAAGACCTTATTATATTGCTGTTTTAAAATATAATAATAAATACGAAAGTTCAAAAAATGAGTTGTTATTTCATGAAGAATTAATGGAAGCTGTCCTGCAGTATTTTAAAAAACGCACAAATATATTAATTGGACAACGAAGTGGAAACATTATTTTGCTTATTCAAATCGATTCGTTGGACAAAGACGTTGCACCATTATGTAAACATCTTATGCATTCTTTAGAAGATAATTTTCCTGGAAGAACATTTAAAGCAGGAATAAGCACGTTAGCTCAACAAATTCAGCAGGCATCGGAACACTATGATGAAGCGGTAACATCTTTACAGATGGCCACTTCCTCTAATAGTCTTATTCAATTTGAAGATTTAGGTGTTGTAGGCATCATGATTCACTCTAAAAATAAAGAATCCGTAAAGCAAAAAGCAAAACAACTACTAGGAACGTTGTATGAAGATAAAGTAAATCACGCAGACTTCATTAAAACCCTCTATGTATTTCTATCTAATGGAGGAAACCTTGAAAAGTCAATGGAAGAACTTGCTTTATCGATGAGCGGTCTGCGCTATAGGATTAGAAAATTAGAAAAAATGCTTGGACAAGACCTTCGGGATCCAGCATCTGGGTATCAACTTTTATTAACGTTACAAGTATTGATTAGTGAAGGTGAAATTAAAATAGAATAGCGATTAAATAACCCCCGCCTGCGTACATGATTTGTGGTACTGGCGGGTTTTGCTTTTGTGACAAACAAAAAGTGTTTAAAAAATTAATTTTTTTGAACATTTACTGTCGTAGATTATTGAACATCTATTCGATAGGATAAATATAAAGATTTTGAATATTTGGGGAAGGAGGAAGGTAATGGAGGTTGTTTATCTTAATTGCCCGTCCGAGGGTTCTATTTCAAATGTTGAATCTCATGTTATGGCTATAGGATTTTTTGATGGTATTCATTTAGGTCATCAATATTTACTGGAACATGCAAAGCGGCTGGCAAAACAACAAAATAAAAAATTCACAGCGATGACGTTTTTTCCCCATCCAAACGAAGTTGTTAAAGGAGAGAAGAACCGAAAGTACTTGACACCTTGGTCTCTGAAAGTGAAGAAAATGGCCAGTATCGGTTGCGAAAAGTTATTTGTAGTGAATTTTGATAAACCTTTTGCCGCGCTTTCACCGTACCAATTTATTAACCAATATATATTGAATCTTCAAGCAGCACATGTTGTAGTCGGATTTGATTTCACTTTTGGTTTCATGGCAAAAGGGGATACAGACTACTTGCAAAAGGAAGGCTTAAAAAATGGTTTCGGTGTCACTGTTATCTCCAAAAAAACATACAACGCAGCAAAAATAAGTTCTACATTAATAAGAAATTTAGTAACGAATGGTGAGGTTCACCTGATTCCCTACTATTTAGGAACCCATTACGAGACGGCCGGGAACATATATAGTGTGAGAACGAATCGGTTTGGAACAAAGTCAATGAAGATAGCCATCGATCAAAAGTATTTATTACCAAAACCAGGACTTTATCAAATTGAAATTCAAGATGATCAGGGTGAATATCCAGGAAATTTGCGATGTCTTGAAAACGGAAAAACTGAAATCGTTTTAAAAAGAGAAAAACCGATTGGAAGCAGACTAACTGTTAAATTTTTAAATAAGGTATCAACTGTTCGTATGGCTTCTGTGTAAATTTTTCATAGATACATTATTAAAATATGGAGGTTTTAATTATGATGAATGGTAAAGAGTATTTAGAAAGTCTAAGGGATGGAAGAGTTGTTTACTTAAATGGTGAAAAAATAGATGATGTAACTACTCATCCTGCTTATCGAAATGCAGCAAGGTCCGTTTCTCAGTTGTATGATGCTTTGCATGACCCAGAAAAAGCTCCTATTCTCACAACGGAAACCGAAGACGGCTACTCTACTCATAAGTTCTTTAAAGCGTCTACAAGTGTAGAGGAATTGCTGGGTGCAAGAGATGCCATGGCAGAATGGACAAAGCTCAGTTACGGATTTATGGGAAGAACCCCCGATTACAAGGCTGCATTTACAGCGTCTTTAGGACCATACGCTGATTTTTATAAAGGATTTGAAGACAATGCAAGAAGATGGTATAAGAAGGCTCAAAGAGAGGTACCTTTCTGTAACCATACTATTATTAACCCTCAACTGGATCGAGATCAGCCTCTTCATAAAAATAAAGATGTATTTGTACGTGCTGTTGAAGAAAAGGATGATGGCGTAATTGTAAGCGGTGCCAAAATGGTAGGAACATCTGCGGCGTTAACGCACTATAACTTTGTAGCCAATTATTCACCTGAAGATTTAGGTGAAGGCGATAAAAGTCATGCGTTGATATTCTTTGTCCCAATGAATGCTCCAGGATTAAAAATTGTAAGCCGCCAATCTTATGAAGAAATGGCTACCAAATTAGGAACTCCTTTTGATTACCCATTGTCAAGCCGATTTGATGAAAATGACGCAGTGATTGTGCTAGATAACGTATTTATTCCATGGGAAGACATTTTAACGTATAACAATGTTGACATTGCTAATGGTTTTAGACCAAAAACAGGTTGGCTTAATCGTTACACGTTCCAAGGGTGTACTCGTTTTGCGGTTAAATTGGATTTCATGGCTGGTTTACTGCTTAAAGCTACCGAAATGGCAGGAACAAGTAAATTTAGAGGGGTTCAAGCTAATATAGGCGAAGTGATTTCTTGGAGAAACATGTTCTGGGCTATTTCTACTGCTATGGCAACGAATCCTGAAAAAGGAGCGAATGGCTGTTTATTGCCAAATGCTACCTATGCTACAGCATATCGTACGTTTGCCCCGATGGTTTGGCCTAAAATAAAGCAGATTTTTGAACAAGTAGTTGCAGGTGGGCTAATACAGCTGCCATCGAGTGCGAAAGACTTTCAGAATCCTGAAATCCGTCCTTATTTAGACACTTATTATAAAGGTTCTGGTGGTGTTACCGCCGAAGAGCGAGTGAAAGTAATGAAATTAATTTGGGATGCTATTGGTACCGAATTTGGCGGACGCAACGAATTATATGAAATAAATTATGCCGGAAACCATGAAGCAATACGACTAGATGCACTTAAATTTGCAGACATTTCAGGACAAACAGATAAGTATAAAGATTTCGTTGATCAAGCATTAAGTGATTATGATCTTTCCGGGTGGACTTCTGATAAATGGATTAATCCTGAAAAAAAAGAGACTGAAAAAGCAATATATTAATTTAAGCTATTAAAGGGTTTACGGCTTTTCGTTGTAAACCCTTAAGTTGGAAAATGATCTCGTTCATAGGGCATTAATTATATTTGAAATAATATATCATATAATATATAATTTAAGAAAGGAATATTTAGAAAATTGTTTATGCATGTGAGGTTGAAATTTTACTTAACACTGATGTTGGTGTTAAACACGCGCATGTTGACTGTCAAATCTAGAAAAAAGGAGAGGGAATTATGGCCAACCAAGTATCTGATAAACAGGTTCAGTTGGAAGAACAGGTGAAAGATATAAAGTTGTATATCGATGGATCATTTGGTGATGCAAAAAGCAATGAAACATTCGAAAACATCAGTCCCTTCACGAATGAACCAATCAACAGGGTCGCCTCTGGAGATACGGAGGATATTGATCAAGCAGTCAAAGCGGCAAGAAAAGCGTTTAAGGGAGAATGGGGAAACTTAAAGGTTAAAGAACGTTTGGCGTATATTAATAAGATTGCCGATTTAATTGATGAACATATCGATGAAATCGCTCCGTTAGAATCCTATGATACCGGACTTCCGATTAGTCAAACGAAAAAAATGGTGGCCCGTTCGGCTCATAACTTCCGCTTTTATGCAGAAATGGTGTCGAGCCGTTTAGTGGGAGATGTGTATCAAGTAGACGACGAGTTTTTGAATTATACGATTCATAAACCAGTCGGCATCGCAGGTTTAATTACCCCATGGAATGCACCGTTTATGCTGGAAACGTGGAAAATCGCACCGGCGTTGGCGACAGGAAACACAGTCATTTTGAAACCGGCAGAATGGTCGCCGTTAACCGCGAATCGTCTGGCGGAGATTATTGATAAAGCAGGGCTGCCGGACGGTGTGTTTAATGTGGTGCACGGGTACGGCGAAAAAGCAGGAGCTGCATTGGTTGCCCATCCGGATGTGGAATTGATTTCTTTTACGGGAGAAACGACAACCGGTTCCGAAATTATGAAAAATGGCGCGGACTCGCTGAAACGATTCTCGATGGAATTGGGTGGGAAGTCACCGATCATCGTGTTTGACGATGCAGATCTAGATCGTGCGCTTGATGCAGCGACGTGGGGCATCTTCTCTTTTAACGGGGAACGCTGTACAGCAAATTCTCGCTTGTACCTTCATGAAAGCGTTGCCGACACCTTTGTCGAACGATTGAAAGAAAGAGTGCAAAACATTATCGTAGGAGATCCGATGAGAGAACAGACCCAAGTCGGTCCGCTGATTCATAAGAAGCATTATGACAACGTCAAGGGGTACTTGGAACTAGCGAAAGAAGAAGGCTGTGAGGTGATCAGCGGCGATATTCCAGAGGACATGAGCCGCGGAAACTTTATCGCCCCGACCATCTTATTGAATGCTCATAATAACATGCGGGTGATCCAAGAAGAAATCTTCGGTCCAGTGATCGCTGTCATGACTTTTAAAGAGGAAGAAGAAGTCATTGAACTGGCCAATGATGTTCGGTATGGCTTGGCTGGTTATGTGTGGACGAAAGACATCCAGCGCGGCCACCGTGTCGCTCAAGCTGTAGACTCCGGCATGTTGTGGGTGAATTCTCAAAATGTCCGTGATTTGCGTACGCCATTTGGCGGTTCGAAACACAGCGGTATTGGGCGAGAAGGCGGTTACTATGCGTTTGAATTTTACACCGAAATTCAAGTTATTCATGTAGCGTTAGGACAGCACCAAATACCTCAATTCGGTAAATAAAAAATTAATAATAAGGAGAAATTGATAATGAATTTTGATATTATTCGCACTGGCCGCGCTGTGCTGCACGTAACAGATTTAGATAAGTCAAGAGCATTTTACGATGCTCTTGGCTTCAT
This DNA window, taken from Alteribacillus bidgolensis, encodes the following:
- a CDS encoding XylR N-terminal domain-containing protein, giving the protein MAFHQNVFDSLSEKDGKIYLDGERMILTSSSVFGTLRKDLMENIGENRVKGFLIRYGWNLGANDAKKVLKKNFSSIEEILKQGPILHMMKGYTKVKTSSLDIKYNSDGTVDGVHVEGAWTDSYEAEEHLRQFGIAEDSVCHTLIGYASGYYSEICQHTVLFKEVSCKGTGDRSCYYIGKTLSNWGEEIEKEVEYYKNATIVKELESTYEKLLEERNNLSKTFAVHKRVTEELTSGNDLQSIADVVFEETEIPITIQDLKFQLLAFAGLPPERYEELELDFKSKFEQEFNNHGYFSITKRVSSPSHHRIITPIILEKKRVGYCSFIYGNQDKEAFEVDQMILERTATVCSLYMLNEKNAFEATERMKGHFLEQILNGDLLSKKEILKRGSYVNINLERPYYIAVLKYNNKYESSKNELLFHEELMEAVLQYFKKRTNILIGQRSGNIILLIQIDSLDKDVAPLCKHLMHSLEDNFPGRTFKAGISTLAQQIQQASEHYDEAVTSLQMATSSNSLIQFEDLGVVGIMIHSKNKESVKQKAKQLLGTLYEDKVNHADFIKTLYVFLSNGGNLEKSMEELALSMSGLRYRIRKLEKMLGQDLRDPASGYQLLLTLQVLISEGEIKIE
- the hpaE gene encoding 5-carboxymethyl-2-hydroxymuconate semialdehyde dehydrogenase, whose translation is MANQVSDKQVQLEEQVKDIKLYIDGSFGDAKSNETFENISPFTNEPINRVASGDTEDIDQAVKAARKAFKGEWGNLKVKERLAYINKIADLIDEHIDEIAPLESYDTGLPISQTKKMVARSAHNFRFYAEMVSSRLVGDVYQVDDEFLNYTIHKPVGIAGLITPWNAPFMLETWKIAPALATGNTVILKPAEWSPLTANRLAEIIDKAGLPDGVFNVVHGYGEKAGAALVAHPDVELISFTGETTTGSEIMKNGADSLKRFSMELGGKSPIIVFDDADLDRALDAATWGIFSFNGERCTANSRLYLHESVADTFVERLKERVQNIIVGDPMREQTQVGPLIHKKHYDNVKGYLELAKEEGCEVISGDIPEDMSRGNFIAPTILLNAHNNMRVIQEEIFGPVIAVMTFKEEEEVIELANDVRYGLAGYVWTKDIQRGHRVAQAVDSGMLWVNSQNVRDLRTPFGGSKHSGIGREGGYYAFEFYTEIQVIHVALGQHQIPQFGK
- a CDS encoding FAD synthetase family protein, translated to MEVVYLNCPSEGSISNVESHVMAIGFFDGIHLGHQYLLEHAKRLAKQQNKKFTAMTFFPHPNEVVKGEKNRKYLTPWSLKVKKMASIGCEKLFVVNFDKPFAALSPYQFINQYILNLQAAHVVVGFDFTFGFMAKGDTDYLQKEGLKNGFGVTVISKKTYNAAKISSTLIRNLVTNGEVHLIPYYLGTHYETAGNIYSVRTNRFGTKSMKIAIDQKYLLPKPGLYQIEIQDDQGEYPGNLRCLENGKTEIVLKREKPIGSRLTVKFLNKVSTVRMASV
- a CDS encoding 4-hydroxyphenylacetate 3-hydroxylase family protein, with amino-acid sequence MMNGKEYLESLRDGRVVYLNGEKIDDVTTHPAYRNAARSVSQLYDALHDPEKAPILTTETEDGYSTHKFFKASTSVEELLGARDAMAEWTKLSYGFMGRTPDYKAAFTASLGPYADFYKGFEDNARRWYKKAQREVPFCNHTIINPQLDRDQPLHKNKDVFVRAVEEKDDGVIVSGAKMVGTSAALTHYNFVANYSPEDLGEGDKSHALIFFVPMNAPGLKIVSRQSYEEMATKLGTPFDYPLSSRFDENDAVIVLDNVFIPWEDILTYNNVDIANGFRPKTGWLNRYTFQGCTRFAVKLDFMAGLLLKATEMAGTSKFRGVQANIGEVISWRNMFWAISTAMATNPEKGANGCLLPNATYATAYRTFAPMVWPKIKQIFEQVVAGGLIQLPSSAKDFQNPEIRPYLDTYYKGSGGVTAEERVKVMKLIWDAIGTEFGGRNELYEINYAGNHEAIRLDALKFADISGQTDKYKDFVDQALSDYDLSGWTSDKWINPEKKETEKAIY